The genomic segment AGCCTATGTCCTTGACCTCACCGGCCAGTTCACGAAGCGCTACAACCCAGCTTATGTGTCGTTGGCCCGTCTTGACGATCCGGCTGAAGCGGAAGCACTGCGCGCGCTGATTGCTGAGCATGTTGCCTGGACGAACAGTCCACGCGGCCAGGCGATCCTCGACCGGTGGGAGGACTACCTGCCACACTTCTGGAAGGTTGTGCCACACCCGCCGGTCGAAGTGCCCAACGAGCCACCGGCGCGGGCCCGTGCTCGCTTGGCTGCGCGCCAAGCCGCGGCAGCTCCGGCGGCTGACTAAACTCTTGCCCACTCCAACTCCCTGTTCCCGGCAGGCTGTGTGACGAGGGGTTCGGTTCGCCGGCCCCTCGTCACCATGTTTATCACGGACGCACACCGCTCGCGTTCTTACCCACGAGTTAGGCCTTCACTGTGCCAGGCCAGATAGTATGCGCCGCATCTGGGCCTGGCAACAAAGGCTGCCCACCAGGGGGTTAGCCTGGCGGGCAGTGGTGGGTGGGAGAGGAGCACCAGTAATGGAATCAGCGAATTGGAGTGACGGCAGCTTCGTCACGTTCACCGGTTCGGATCCGGTAGACCCGTTCAACCGGCAGGACGAAGATCTTGCCATCGCCGACGTCGCCAGTGCGCGCGGACTGGAGAATCGCGTTGACGGTTGGCTCGACGAAGTGGTCGGACACCCCGATCTCAAGGCGGATTTTGTGGGAGAGTTCCATCTTGACCGTCGTCCCGCGATAGTTTTCGACCGCTTCCATCTCGCCGCCATGGCCGCGCACCTGGGAGATCGTCAAGCCACGGACTTCTGCACGGAAGAGTGCTTCTAGGACATCGTTGAGCTTCTCGGGCCGAATGATGGCAACGATCAGCTTCATGCGGCACCTTCCTTCGTGATCTTCAACGGCGTGGCAACGGGCGCGCTTGTCATGCGCTCGGTCGGCAGCACCAGCACCGCTCCTTCGCCGCTGCCATAGGCTTCTTCACCATGCTCGCTGACATCAAGGCCAAGACGCTCACTCGCCATGGTGACGCGCAGTGCCATCGCCAGGCTCAAGAGCTTGAGGATCACGACGGTGCCGATCGCGGTGTAGAGCATGACGGCGATGACGGCGATCGCCTGAATCAGCAACTGACGCGGGTTGCCAAAGAGCAAGCCATCAGCGACGCCGTTCCAGCTCTTCTCGGCAAAGACACCAGTCAGCAGCGCCCCAGTCATGCCACCGATGCCGTGTGCGGAGAAGACATCGAGCGAGTCATCGATAGCAGTCCGTGCCCGCCAGAGCAACGCGAAGTAGCTTGGGAATGCGGCGAGTGCGCCCAGGACAATGCTCGAGAAGGGGCTGATGAACCCCGCAGCCGGCGTGATGGCAACGAGCCCGACGACAATCGCCGTCGCCAATCCAACGGCTGTTGCTTTCCCAGTCCGGACGAGGTCGAGGATCATCCAGACGACTGCCGTGGCCATTGGCGCAAGGAACGTGTTGACGAAGGCGAGCGCCGCAATCTCATTGGACTGGAGCGCGCTTCCAGCGTTAAAGCCGAACCAGCCGATCCAGAGCAGCGCAGCGCCAAGCAAGGTGAAGGGAATGTGATGCGGCAAGATTGCTTGCCGTCCGTAGTCACAGCGCTGCTTGAGGATGAGCGCGGCGACGAGGGCGGCAACACCAGCGTTAACGTGGACAACAGTGCCACCAGCAAAATCAAGTGCACCAAGTTTGCCAAGCCAGCCTCCACCCCAGACCCAGTGGGCAATTGGCGCGTAGATCACAAGCGACCAGGCCAAGAGGAAGAGGAGGTATGGGACAAAGCGCATGCGCTCAACGACAGCGCCAGAGACCAGTGCAGCAGTAATAATGGCAAAGGTCGCTTGGAAGGCGAAGAAGAGCACATGCGGGATCTGCCCTTGTGCAGTCAATCCAACACCACGCAACAGCGCATAGGAGAGGTCACCAATGACTGCATTGCCAGAGGAAAAGGCGATAGTATAGCCGAGGAGTGCCCAGGCCAGCCCGACGACGCCGATCGCCGCGAAACTCATCATCATAGTGTTGAGGGCGTTCTTGGCCCGAACCAGCCCCCCATAGAAGAAGCCGAGAGCGGGCGTCATCATTAACACGAGCGCCGTCGCAACAAGCATCCACGCGATGTGCCCTGCATCCATTGCAGCCCCCTTTCATCGGCGGCACCGTTGCCGCTCCATCAACTGTCCGGTCGCCTCGGCAGTGAGGCACATGCACCAGCGCTGGCTTCTTGTGCAGGATCACGAACTGTGCGGCGATCGCGTCCTGCCGATCTGGAGTCTAGCGGGCTGAGCACGGCCCGTGCTTGCCGAATGTGCCCAATTTGGATTCAGGATTTTGGGCAGGTGCACAAACAGGGATGCGTGCGCTCCCCGAGGGCGTGGCATCGGCCTGCGCCCGGTGTTCGCGATGGTTGAACAGCAGGCACGCCAGGAGCAGGAAAGGCAGCGTATACTTCCGGCGCTGTCGCTGATGATTGGTGGAGAGGAGCGTGCAGTGGGCACAGCCTCAGTTGCAGAGCGACGCGGTCTGCACCAGCGGCAGCTGCTTCCGCTGCATATTGGGGCAACCGTCGGGCCACTTGGGTCATGGGGGTTATCGGTCATCTTTCATCAGCTCACTGTTGCCTTTGGCGTTGACCGAGCAGCGCTCTCCTTGGCGATCCCGGCGTACATGTTCGCCTTCGCCGGCGCACAACTCTTCTCTGGCAGCATCTCCGATCTGACCTCGCGGCGCACAACAGCACTCCTTGGCTTCTTTGGCTATGGGCTGGCAACAGCAATCGCGGGACTGTCATGGAACTTGCCGAGTTTCTTGCTCAGCCAAGTGCTGCAGGGGCTCACCAACGCCTTTATGACACCGATTCTCATGGCGACAATCGGTGATGCTGTCGAGCCGGCCCAGCACGGGAGGG from the Thermorudis peleae genome contains:
- a CDS encoding P-II family nitrogen regulator — protein: MKLIVAIIRPEKLNDVLEALFRAEVRGLTISQVRGHGGEMEAVENYRGTTVKMELSHKIRLEIGVSDHFVEPTVNAILQSARTGDVGDGKIFVLPVERVYRIRTGERDEAAVTPIR
- a CDS encoding ammonium transporter, with the translated sequence MDAGHIAWMLVATALVLMMTPALGFFYGGLVRAKNALNTMMMSFAAIGVVGLAWALLGYTIAFSSGNAVIGDLSYALLRGVGLTAQGQIPHVLFFAFQATFAIITAALVSGAVVERMRFVPYLLFLLAWSLVIYAPIAHWVWGGGWLGKLGALDFAGGTVVHVNAGVAALVAALILKQRCDYGRQAILPHHIPFTLLGAALLWIGWFGFNAGSALQSNEIAALAFVNTFLAPMATAVVWMILDLVRTGKATAVGLATAIVVGLVAITPAAGFISPFSSIVLGALAAFPSYFALLWRARTAIDDSLDVFSAHGIGGMTGALLTGVFAEKSWNGVADGLLFGNPRQLLIQAIAVIAVMLYTAIGTVVILKLLSLAMALRVTMASERLGLDVSEHGEEAYGSGEGAVLVLPTERMTSAPVATPLKITKEGAA